AGTGAGTCACAGGATAGACTGGATTTGCTTATGTGTCTGGAGAACAGCACTTTACTTTAACTGCaggtgtaaatatgtgtgtgtatgtgtgtgtgtgtatgtatgtatgtgtgtgtgtgtgtatatatatatatatatatatatataaaatgagttTGTTCATGGCAGGTGCCTGGAGTATTTGCTGAGGAACGATGCTAACCCAGGGATCCGAGACAATCAGGGTTATAATGCAGTGCACTACGCATCTGCGTATGGACACCGGCTGTGTCTTGAGCTGGTAAGAACAGCTCTGTGACATCTACATGAGCTTCGTCTATCTAAATACAGCTTTCTGTAATAATAGcgttctcccccccccccccccttctcttttctttttctttcagattGCGAGTGAAACCCCTTTAGATGTGGTGAGTACTTGTTATCAGTTTTCTGTCAGTTTTGACTTATAACTCATTTTGAACTTTTACTATATCACATTGTGTGCTAGCTAATGGAGACCTCAGGGACCGACATCCTCAATGATTCTGATGTTCGAGCTCCTCTTAGCCCACTTCATCTCTCTGTAAGTACATATTTGAGAATGTAATAGTGTCACATAGCTAAAGGGTGAAATGAATAGTAGCAAAGAGAACCAGATTATATTTTTGCATTCGGTTAAATTACTTAAATCAGCAGACCTGCCAGCCTTCACACATTTTGCATACTCTGCATTTTAATGTCATTGTACACTAGTCTGATTTTATCACTCAGAAATATGCCAAAAGAGCAGTCCTCCTTTTATCAGCAGAAGAGCCAATTGACATTGAAGCTGGATTTACTGACTCTTGCTCTGATTTTAACAGACAAGCCAGGGAACCTTTCCAGATCTCACATTAGTAATCTTTTGCTTGTTCGTTACTTTGACTCGTTGACACGCACACCTCATTGAGgcaaatggagaatgttttgagtttatTAATAAGAATGAAAATCGACCAATGTAGGTCTGACGTAACCAACAATAGACAAGTCTATAGGTGCAATCAGTTAATATTTATGAGGGATGTTCTGAAATTTCTGCCACCAGAATTCCTGTCTGTATTCAGGcggaagagggaaaaaaaaggcagaaaatcGTGACCGAAAAAGGAGCAAATAGGGCTACGATGAAGTGTCATATTGAAGACTTCTAAATCATTCGAATGTTAATGATTTATTAGAACGTTATTAAAAACTGCTTGCTTACCTGCGGATCATCAGTTAAAAATGTGGGATTATTTGAATGGTTTCTGTGTGAAAAGACTGACTTTGTTTTATATGCTCGTGAGAAGACAACATGTTTTGGTCCTGCTTTCAGTGATCAatataatactgtatgtaatatattGAAAAAGTAATGTATtggtttttttatatatattttttttaaactgtttaccACATTAATAATTACTCATCATTATTCCTGTTTGGGATTAGCAGGTCTGAATCAGCTTGTTAAAGTCTAATAAAAACACTACAGCTACAGACTGAGAACACAGAAGGAAAGCAAGAACTTGCAACATAGCAAGCTTGTGGCTACTTGCACCACTCGTTGCTTAATTTCTCATTTGCTGTATAGTTTCACACACGAAAACTGCCGATTTAGAGATTACACTTCTAGCAGTGAGGGATTTGATTAATCGTACGACTTATTAACTGTGAATGATTTTCCGTGACGTCTGTCAGGTTGTtggatgtactgtatacatCACGCTGCTGctgttatttactgtataaacacaTGCCGAATATTTAAGCTTAGAGTCCTGTGCTTGAGACACTTTCTCAAAGTGCTGTTCATCTTCAGGCGTATCACGGGCATCACCAGGCCCTGGAGGTGCTCGTGCAGTCTCTGCTGGATCTGGATGTGAGGGCGGCGCAGGGCCACACACCGCTGGACTTGGCTGCTTTTAAAGGCCATGTAGAGTGTGTGGATGTTCTTATCAACCAAGGAGCCTCCATCCTGGTCAAAGACTACACTCACAAACGCACTCCTATCCATGCAGCAGGTATCCATCAAGATTCTCTACAATCCTCCAAAATGAACTGCACTGGAAGTCTGCGTTTAACAGACCTGCATTTGTGTGTACACCACACTTAATCgtacacattttattattattttatttttatttttttatctgaagGATGTTTtgctttaaactttaaacaaaaGCAGGCCATTTTTAACACTGCTAACGTTCTTATTTAATATTAGCTACATATTATGACCGAACCCGTTTGTCATTTCTCGCTGTAATTGGGTAGAGATTTCATCTGTAGTGCACATAAACTAAGTTTAGCCCACAAGTAAACAGTTTATTTTTGCCATCTGCAATCAGAAAGATCTTTGTAAACATAGCCACTGTGTTGTTGTCCTCTCTGCAGCCACAAACGGCCACTCTGACTGTCTGCGTTTATTGATTGGAAATGCTGACACACAGAGCGCAGTCGACATTCAGGACGGTATTGGGCAGTAAGTTGTGCTGTTATCGATTTGTTTATACATTTCACTGCACTACTCATTTGCCCTTCTATTATTCAGACAGCGCAATCTGTTGTGATTATAGTGATGCTCCAGTTACAGGATTTCCTTTGTCTGGAGGGATTCTGATGCTCTTATTCAAACTCAAAAGTGCCTCGACTAAAGACTTCGAGCTGCTTTTCAAACAACATGTTTTCTCTCTGAAAGGGCAGACCATCTTTGGAAAAACTTCAGagattgtttattataatgtattacaCAATACATGTTTTTGATCCTTGCATGTGCAGTTGTGCATGAAGGACTATTGTAGTAGCCAAGTGTTCAAGACTCGTATCAAAACAGTCCTGGGACGATAGCCTCACCAGTATTGCCACAGAGAGTATAAAGAATGTGCCAATAGAAAGCTCTGTTAGTACACAACCAATCTGGCTGAAAGTGCTTGCCGATCACTGTATAAACAGGAGTGAATCTGAACTAATCTCTCAGATTTGAGAAGCCGTGATTTGTCTGTGATTAATCTGCTGCTAACTGTGTTTCCCAGGACACCTCTGATGCTGGCTGTGTTGAATGGTCACACAGACTGTGTGTATTCTTTGCTCAATAAAGGAGCCAGTGTAGAAGCCAAAGACAAATGGGGCCGCACGGCTTTACACAGAGGGGTAAATTGTCTCTTTCTATTTGACACACATACCTATCAAACAAAGGCTATGTTTCCAATGAAAAGAAGTCTTTTACATAcaacattattttttgttttggttttcattCTGCTGCAGTTTAGCAAGGGTGTAATACAATGAcactctctgtgtctgtttaatgctccaaatatctatctatctatatctgtatttggtattcaaatgttgttgttttgggggggtttcctttttttctttttttttttttttttttttttttttttttaaattaaatatgaaccctgCTAGTGACCCAGAGGTTGAAACATCAGCAATGTTGGAATTCTGTCTCTGAGAGTTTCTCAACCTCAGCCATATCACTCAATTCATAATTCTTCTCAACTAGAAATATGTGCCTTCCTATTTGTATCCATTAAagacacattatctgttcagtcCTTATTGTGCAGCCATATTCTCAGTTTTACAGTACTTTtcagtcttatttatttatttatttatttatttatttatttccatgaaTGTGTTGGTGGCTCTTCTAGGCAGTGACTGGGCATGAAGAGTGTGTGGAGGCCTTGCTGCAGCACAGCGCCAGTTTCATGGTGCGGGATTGTAGAGGGCGCTCTCCTGTACATTTGGCTGCTGCCTGTGGCCATGTGGGGGTTTTGGGTGGTCTGCTACATGCAGCTCAGTCTTTGGATTCCATCCCTATCATCACGGACAACCAGGGATACACACCTCTGCATTGGGCCTGTTACAATGGTGactacagaaacacacacagctttcctttttttttttctttccacactCACTGATGATAAGGTTATATTCCACGGttatattttatcagtgcaAATGACACTGTCGTTTGAGCCACATGTCAGTTCTTTCCGTCTGTCTTCTCCTGATCTTATCTAGGTCATGACACGTGTGTTGAAGTGCTGCTGGAGCAAGAGCTGTTCCACAAGGCAGGGGGAAACGCCTTCAGCCCACTTCATTGTGCCGTGTAAGTCTGACCGTTCTTGGGGTGGATTTGGGGGGGAGATGAAGAATTAAGCACTCGCTACAAGctcaatgtttattttgaattgtAGGATAAACGACAATGAGGGCGCAGCAGAAATGTTGATTGACACATTGGGTCCTGTGATCGTCAATGCTGCTGACTCTAAAAACAGGCAAGACAACTCgtatttgtttgttcatttgtaaGTAGTAATCAGATGTTTAGGTTAATATGTAAAAGCTACTTCCTGTTATAAGGCGTGTTTTTGGAGTACTAATTAGAAAGCTATATCTTGGTTGTGTGTCtcacattagattagattattatAGCATAATATCTTCCTTCTGTACCCAACAATATATTCAAGACTTACAACCCTTTTCTAAGCATAAACCATTTTTGCATGAGAGCAGCAAATAGAATCAGCGTTAACTCTGAACCTTGTATTGTGTCATAGCAACTAGGAcatagggctgggcaatatgacgaAAAATATATCTTCACGATACTACACAATGCGTATCACAACATAGAATTTGTCTGTAAACAAATTCAAACTATCTGTAAACCAATagtaatgaacaaaaaaaaagttatactgagttatttttgaaaaaaagtcaaatcaatGGCGTCCATTCAGTaatgtttaatttgtaattattaaaacgtttaaaaaaaaaaatgcatgaccatgcacttttctgagataccATAGGTATTACATAATCATTAGTACTATATTGGTATTATATCGATTTATCGCCCAGTCCTACTaggacatgtacagtatgtgtataatACATGCAGCAAGACTTGATTTGTTTTGATTCCTGCAGGACTCCCCTCCATGCTGCCGCGTTCACTGATCACGTGGAGTGTCTGCAACTTCTGCTAGCACAAAACGCCCAGGTGAATTGTGTCGACTCGAGTGGCAAAACCCCGCTCATGATGGCTGCTGAAAACGGACAGACAAACGCCGTGGGTAAGGCATCTCCAAACCTGTCCATGAGGCCAGTGTTCTCACTAACGTGAATTCCACTGGCTGGATGTCATTGTTTGCGGTGAGGAACGGCAGCATTTCCTGGATTAGACTTGTCAATCCAACACAGTGGGCAGGTGTTTTCTGAGAAAGTGGCACGTGACTAAAACACGCACACAGTCAACAGTCCTGCATTCAGTCCTATTGGCCGGTCTAGATGTGacaaacttttgcccatatagtaTACTTCTGTGGGATGGAGGTTAGATATAAatctcattttaaatataaatattgatCTTCAGCAAGTGAAATAGTGTAAGTgggattgttgttttttttatgcatacAGTAAGTGCACATTGTATTATTCATGCATGTGGGCTGTGGTTCTGATTAAAATGTAGTGAAATGGTGTATATTTAGAGGTTTTGGGTATATTTTCAGGTTTTGTAACTCCAGTAAATGCCATTCCAACGTTCCCAGCAATATAAAGAAATTAGTTGCGAGATGTCCTTTTTGGCAAGTGTTAAAATAACCTTAGCGATTGTTATCTCCATATTTATATCTTCACGAGAGAATCTACCAATTTCATCACTTCCTCAGAAACACTCTGCACCACAAAGTCCCGCCCACTGTGCTTGATTGATTGGCACTTCTGTCTTGTTGAAATGAAAATCTaaaggtgttttatttctaggGAAGTTATAGCACGAGCAGAAGAGAAGAGTCCAATCACAAATGAAATGATTGCTATTACTTTTTCAGTACGACTGAATCAGACCTGTTTCAACATCAAATCGAAATGCCAACTggatttttgcatatttatttcgGCAGCCATTGCACAAAAATGCAAACAGTTGTTTTGCAATTGAATTTGAATTATATCGAAGATTATTTTTGGCTCATAAGAGAAACGTAATTGCAAATGCACATTTGAATAAGCATTTTCAACTTCACATCTGAGTTTGAATCAAGTCTGGACAATGATGCTGTAGTGAAGAAAATGGAAATGATTAAGGAAAGCCCAATGTGTGATTcagctctgtttgtgtgtctctctctctgcctttgtCAGAGCTGTTGGTGAGCAGTGCGAAAGCAGACCTGACCTTGCAGGATGCCAATAAAAACACTGCACTACACCTGGCCTGCAGTAAGGTCAGTCATagccacccacacacatacacgcatgcacgcatgcacacacagtgtAGGGCTTAAAATTCCTAGTCCAcaagaattgtttttatttcattaaaaaaaataataataatgcaatacaTGTAAAATTAGATTTGCTAGGAAAGAATACATgcatacactaccagtcaaaagtttgaaCACATTATGCTCataggattttatttttttatttttactttattttaggATGAGATGAGATTTATCATGAAATggcacattatttatttatatttatatatatatatacatacacacacacacacacacacacacagagtactgtgcaaaagttttaggcacatgcaaagaaatgctgtagaacaAAGATGCCttaaaattaatgaaattaaatgtttctacgtttaaaaagaaaataccgtaaagagcagtaaacattaataaatgaagcaaagtaaatatttggtgtgacataAAATTCAAagagtagtctcaggtagaattagtgcagttttataaggaaatgagctgtacgttttattgagcatcttgcagaaccagtcacggttcttctggagactttgactgtctcacttccttcttatttttgtagcaaaatccagcagccttcattgtgtttttgtctgaataatgtctcttaccacttaatattctgctttctttactgacatacaaacatttttctgtaacatttaatttcgtgctggaaaattaatgtttgggaatctaacatCTAACTggctcgataatgtagaagtcatcaaataaaaaaataggtAGCCTAACacttctgcacagtactgtgaaaaaaatacattttttatatataatattttttttttcccttcaatgTAGTGTTTCCAAATTTTTGACTATTATATAACATACTGGAAGCAGTAGCAACAATAACACATTTTGGGACCAGGTGGTAGTCAACTTTTAAGAGGGGATAATTATCACTGGATATTAGGAACTGTGTGCACAGAGATAAAaacagagattaaaaaaaaaatctcagttttAGACAATATTTGCTCAGTACTTAGTTATTAAAATTGACTGTGTGCAAACTTATAATCTGATCGTGATTTCATTTCAACATTTTTGATAGTAGACTTAAACCTTCTAGATATTACTGAAATATTTCTTCTGAataggttttattattattattattattattattattccatgtCCTCGGCCCTGTCAGGCAGAAatacacatgcacagaaactttTCTGCGGACATCATCAGTCATCCTTAACTATTGTGATTGTCCTCTTCTGTAGGGACATGAGACCAGTGCCTTGTTGATTTTAGAGAAGATCACGGACAGAAATCTCATCAACTCCACCAACGCAGCTTTACAAACGTACGTATGACTCATGATTGGGGGGGCACATGTACGATAGTCAATTAACAGGTGAACTTTAAAGAGCAGTGGCTGACTTTGAGTCATTCCGTGTGTAGGCCGCTGCACGTGGCTGCCAGAAACGGACTGACGGTTGTTGTACAGGATCTGCTGGCCAAAGGTGCAAGCGTGCTAGCTGTTGATGAAAATGGTAACTCGTGTTTGTGAAAGAAACGCAAGATATAAACTTTTCGATTACGATCATAGCTTTTGGAGTTTCTTACATGCGTACAGTGCATTAATACTTGTCATAAATCGCCCCATCCCAGGTTACACACCTGCCCTGGCATGTGCCCCCAACAAAGATGTGGCAGACTGCCTGGCTCTCATCCTGGCCACCATGATGCCCGTGTCTCCCAGCAGTGGCTCTGTGCCCAGCCTGCCATTCAGCACCATCAACCACTACAATAGTCCAGCCAAGAGCGCCACATTCGACAGCTTGCCCATGCTGCGCAGTGGACACAGCTCCTACTGCAGCTTCAACAGCATCGGGCACCACGGCTTCTACAAAGAAGACGAGCTTAATGATTCCGACTCCGAGAcctactgagagagagagagggggaggaagaGAAGTTACATCCTGTCTTAATCACCTGGAGGCAGCTTTATCCTAGCAGCTGGCCACTGCGCAGAGCCTTAagtctctcccacacacacatacacactctttcTTAGAAACACATGTAAAGCCCCTGCCCCAAGTCCCTATCTCCATCTGCCTCAATCTCAACCAGCACCTTTCAGCAGATACCTCAGCGTACCTTCTGCTTCTCTTGTCCAATGGCTTGCCTCTGAATTGCTCTCGAGAGCCGTATCAGCTGAGCTGCCTCCCTACATGGCAATAAAGTGTAACGATTCATCAGCCTAGGGACCAATGTTTTGTAGGTGTAGTTTGCAACCGATTTCTTTTCTCTTACGGGATTAAGCCCTTTTTCAACTGGTTTTTGAAAACGAGGGCAGGTTTTAAATTGTCCCCATGAGAAGAAGACACGGCTGATCGTGAAGCTTTCAATGTGATCTCTCCTGCACACTTAATTGCTACTTTGCATAGGGGGAAAcagatgatttattttttaaaacaggatTTTAATACATGTCTATGTCCTATGTCCCTCTGAgcagagggggggaaaaatcaTAGCATTTTCTTCTATTTTCAAATCATACAGGGCAAGTGGGGGAAAATTAATATTAGCGTTGTAATGCTAATGGCGATGGGCATGAAGTGCAAGTTAACCATTGCTGTcttctctttaaaaataaattattctttttacctgttgtatttatttttagtttccATGTTTCATCATCTTGTGCCTTCACATATTGCTGTGTGGATGCAGGAAACTAGGGGCAGTTTGGAGAACAAAACTATGATGCACAAAAAAcactatgtttatatttaaaaaaaaaacaaaacaaaaagcactgaaactgaACTGAAGCAAACAGCTCCCAGCATGCTTTGCTCTGGATGATGAAGAACACTGTGTAAACCAATGGTAGGACAGCATCTGGTCTCTTTGTATGGtgaaatatgaatattaatatgttatatattttcTGGCTCctatcagttttttttcttgctttgaTTAGCTAATGAAACCACTCAATCCTTGGTATGTCAaagttatttgtattttctcaCATGGATTTTGGAATGATTTGAAACTGGATATTCATCTGTTTAATTTTGTTGGCTGAATTGAAAGTGGAGCGGCGTTATGTTTGTCTATGCTTTTGTGCAGGATAGGCAAGAGAATAGCTAGCGAAGCGACTGCTCCCTACCATTCAGCACAAGAggttcatgtatattttatggttggctgaataaataaatgtgatttcATATTTGagtcacttgtttttttttcatgacctAGTAATGTGACTTTTTTTCAATTGCTTATGTAGTAGTGTAGAAAAAGTCCCATAATGAGCATGTATCAGAATGCTGTATGGTTTCATCATAATATTATCAggttttcttacatttttaacatCTTTCTGCATAACAATGGTTTCAAAATGATCAGCACTGTGACAATTAATACTTGTAGGCAAGACCCCAACTAAAGAAATGATCAGCACCGAGACCCATATCTATGAAGAGTCAACCAGAAAAATGGGTAGCTCCGTGATTAAGGTGTTGGACTACTGTTTAGAAGgttgtgaattcaaatcccagcatcgTCACTGTTGAGCCCTCAAAcaatgcccttaaccctcaactgctcagttagaTTCTGTCTCAGTTGTTAGTCATGTTGGAAaggcaaatgaaaacaaatgtgaaaTGCAATGCACAGACACTATTCTATGTCATTTTTGACATGAGGATAATGAACCACACCCAAAAACAAACCCTTTGCTTTTCCTTGTTTGTTTCTGGGGCTACACGCTGCTTGTAAAATTTGAGACTTTGTGGGTAGGAATAAGAAGCATGTTCCCATGCTTGACTTTCGTCATTACGCTTCACTCATGCCACACCGAAACACAACAACCGTCCAGTCATAGTCATAAGCCGTATGACTATGGCATGGCTGTGATCACCAATTCGAGCTGGATAATTTCTAGTATTGCTGCACTGGGTAATTGCATTTGACTTATGTCATGAATTCAGTGTTTCAGTCTTAAAACGTGATCCTgtgctgattgtttttcacttttcaaGGCAAGTGTGTCTAATATCAGTGATTCCCATGGTTGAGGTATGGGTCTGGCAGTGAGTGAATGGCCTGCACTTGCCTTTTAACTTTAGCAGTTTAActttagcagttctacaaagtgctttacactctttctcattcacacacacatgcaaggcgttagcctgccatcaggagcaataAGAGGATCATAGTGAGATCTAAGTAGATCACCAGCAATCTCGTCCAGGCTAACAACTGCCTCTTTTCAATTGTTTCCATCTGGAAATTGCTATTTCTTCCTGAAAGCCAACATTTTCCTTCTGTTGTGATTGATAGAATGTTGATGTGCATCTAAGTAAtgaataatgagtctttattgatcacatatacatatgcacagcatcccagcatgtcaggaagctggggtcagagcgcagggtcagccatgatacagagcccctggagcagagagggttaagggccttgctcaagggcccaacagtggcagcttggcagtgctggggcttgaacccccgaccttccgatcagtaacccagagccttaaccaaaGCCGTATAGTGACTAGCTCgtttttatatcttcagtgacaAGAAAAGAAAGTTCCTCGTTTATAAGCTTTACTCATTAGTGGTCAGCATTCTCTACACTCTGTTCTCACTGCCCGGGTAATTGTCAATCTACATTCCCTTTAAGCACATCCTTCACTGCAGCatgggttttttcttcttctagcaTAGTCTGCATGTCTTTTAAAGGTCAAGTCCATGTATATCATAATTAACTGTGATATTCTGAGGAGTGAGACATTAGTGACCGTCATAACATCTCTCTATGATGCATTAATTATAACACAATATGCCATGTGACCTTCAATTATTTCAATAGGAAATATTCATTTATGTGGAAGGTGAGAATTCTTCATGAGGTCTATGCCTCTGTGTATAAAAGGATAGAAAAGAGGGatggaaagagaaacagaagaaattcaCCTGCAATTTAACTCTGAAGATTAACATTAGATAAAGATGTAAGTGAATGGTGTGCTGCTTCTGCAGTATTCCTTGTTAAGGAAGGGTGTAAGTAGCTGAATGATCTttaatttgtatgtgtgtgtgtgtttgcgcgaCAGGTTGACTGTATTGGTTTTAGCAGCATTGCTCATGGTCTCAGTTGAATCGGACACCTCGAGCACAGAAGAATGGAGATCTCTGAGCAATCCAAAGAGCAGAACGTTGGTGAGCTGAACACCTTGTGATCTCTAATACTCTCTATGTTCCTGACACCAACTTCTGTTTAGTTGTGGTCATTACAAGTTGCACTTGTAATGCTGTTCACTCCTTTAACAGTTAAATGTTTCCATTGTATTCTGCCTTATTTGTAGGTctctttgaataaaaaataatgtaaaagtaaatatcAAAGCCATTTCtgcagtatgttttttttcttctagcaTAGTCTGCATGTGTTTTAAAGGTCAAATCCATGTATATCATAATTAACTGTGATATTCTGAGGAGTGAGACATCATAATGTATCTCTATGATGCATTAATTATAACAcaatgtatgtaaaaaaaaaaaaaaaaaaatgttaaagtaaGTATCAAAGCCATTTCTGGTTTTGACAATAGCCTGTCAGTCAtgcccctgctgaaaaaaacagtagaaaccctcatagaatttgtgaTAGTTGGTTGTAATGGGaattatattggttttaatggaacttgtaatggtccctgtggttctctactggtaatttgtaaccttctactggtggcatgttatgtctagtgtctagtggataccattaaagagcaataattgtaatggttttaatggatagCTGATGGTTTATACTGGTATTTGtactggaaaccattagaatttctgtgattttttttaagcaggggTATTTCAGACAAAAGGTTTTCTTACTGTACTCCATCCTCTTGTTCCTGTTGCtattttactttcatatttaatgtttagGAATTTCATCCCTATGTTTCATAATGTGTCACAAATTACATgtgtatatttttcttcttcttatacttcttcttcttcttcttcctcttattattattattattattattattattattattattattattattattattcccctTTGTCCCCAGTTTTTCCAGATTCTACAGTCGTATCTTGATGGTCGAGAAGATGAAGCTGAAGGCAGAAAAATACATATGACAGAAGATGCGGACAGCAACCTGGCAAATACTGCACTGGACAAATACAACTTTCTCTACAATAGCATTTTTGATGTTGAATAACATTACAACAAATGTATTAGATTATGTCTGTAATTACCAgatatattaaacattattcTGTGTTGTTTCATTTGGTTGACTAATCAGTTACTAATACACACCACAAAAACATAGCCACTTCAATACCAGTGTCAGAATTATTTCCAGTGTATTCACATGCTATTAAATTTCTTACATTTTACAgttatattataattacatttttcagCAAGCTTAGCATTGTTATAATAACAAACTCCAATTCACAGGGATGTACTTTTTAATAAACGcatgaaaggaaataaatacatttattgtaGTTAtagttattcttcttcttattattattattttaatgatctcAGATATAAAGAACCCCCCTTTGGGTGTTTCAATGAACCTTCTCTGGCTTTATGATGCGATTAAATTTTCTAATGAGTGTGACTGCGCAGATTGTGACAGTAGTGATCAGCTCGAATGCACCCGTGTTGCTGACAGCGTCCTGCACTTTGACCGCGCTGCTGTAATTCTGCGCCCATTACAGTTAAAGCTATGGAGGAAGTCACAGGAGCTCAGCTTATTGCTGAAGCACTGAAGGCTCAGGTTAGTGTAATCATTCTGAAATCACTTTCTACTGAATCCAGCAAAGCTCCAGAACCTTTCAAACCTTTAGCTAGTTAAATGAAGCAGTGTGGTTGTTAATCACACTGCTTCTAAAGTTAACTTCTAAAGTTAAACAGCGGCTAAAGTTAAACACAACAAGAAAAAACACGTTTAAAGGTGCAAAAGTCgatatttttcattaattaCTAGTACAAATAATATGGTAACTTTaatagaaattattttttttaaatagtgtaagccATTGTCTCAGAAGAAGTGTTTTGCGTAgttgaacaacaaaaaaaaaacagtttgaaaAACCTGCCAACCAGTCCGGtaagtttatttgtatttggactggcctcttgtcagtcat
This Ictalurus furcatus strain D&B chromosome 1, Billie_1.0, whole genome shotgun sequence DNA region includes the following protein-coding sequences:
- the ankrd28b gene encoding serine/threonine-protein phosphatase 6 regulatory ankyrin repeat subunit A produces the protein MVVLKIRDQPPLLKAIFNVDPDEVRSLIFKKEDVNVQDNEKRTPLHAAAYLGDAEIIELLILSGARVNAKDNKWLTPLHRAVASCSEEAVQVLLKHSADVNARDKNWQTPLHVAAANKAVRCAEALVPLLSNVNVSDRAGRTALHHAAFSGHLEMVRLLLSRGANINAFDKKDRRAIHWAAYMGHLEVVKLLVSHGAEVTCKDKKAYTPLHAAASSGMINVVKYLLDLGVDINEPNAYGNTPLHVACYNGQDVVVNELIECGANVNQVNEKGFAPLHFTAASRHGALCLELLVGNGADVNIKSKDGKTPLHMTAIHGRFSRSQALIQNGAEIDCEDKNGNTPLHIAARYGHELLINTLITNGADTSKRGVHGMFPLHLAALSGFSDCCRKLLSSGFDIDTPDEFGRTCLHAAAAGGNLDCLNLLLNTGADFNKKDRFGRTPLHYAAANCNYQCLFAMVGSGASVNDLDKRGCTPLHYAAASDADGKCLEYLLRNDANPGIRDNQGYNAVHYASAYGHRLCLELIASETPLDVLMETSGTDILNDSDVRAPLSPLHLSAYHGHHQALEVLVQSLLDLDVRAAQGHTPLDLAAFKGHVECVDVLINQGASILVKDYTHKRTPIHAAATNGHSDCLRLLIGNADTQSAVDIQDGIGQTPLMLAVLNGHTDCVYSLLNKGASVEAKDKWGRTALHRGAVTGHEECVEALLQHSASFMVRDCRGRSPVHLAAACGHVGVLGGLLHAAQSLDSIPIITDNQGYTPLHWACYNGHDTCVEVLLEQELFHKAGGNAFSPLHCAVINDNEGAAEMLIDTLGPVIVNAADSKNRTPLHAAAFTDHVECLQLLLAQNAQVNCVDSSGKTPLMMAAENGQTNAVELLVSSAKADLTLQDANKNTALHLACSKGHETSALLILEKITDRNLINSTNAALQTPLHVAARNGLTVVVQDLLAKGASVLAVDENGYTPALACAPNKDVADCLALILATMMPVSPSSGSVPSLPFSTINHYNSPAKSATFDSLPMLRSGHSSYCSFNSIGHHGFYKEDELNDSDSETY
- the LOC128609252 gene encoding uncharacterized protein C2orf66 homolog, which encodes MIFNLYVCVCLRDRLTVLVLAALLMVSVESDTSSTEEWRSLSNPKSRTLFFQILQSYLDGREDEAEGRKIHMTEDADSNLANTALDKYNFLYNSIFDVE